Proteins from a genomic interval of Pseudoalteromonas sp. MEBiC 03607:
- the dsbC gene encoding bifunctional protein-disulfide isomerase/oxidoreductase DsbC, whose amino-acid sequence MKKLVLATALFGTSLNVFANGVSTTEAVDAPIVSKFAELGVKVKQVNPSPVAGLKELITDKGVLYASPDGQFLMQGTLIDLNNRVNLTEHALSDVRKQGVAEYEDSMIVYKAKNEKHSITVFTDITCGYCRKLHRELDDFLEAGITVKYLAFPRGGLAGKGYQDLMNVWCAKDPAEALTEAKAGAEVATVPGCNAPIAEHYQLGQSFGMSGTPAIILEDGTMIPGYQSAAQISQALDALPKTSS is encoded by the coding sequence ATGAAAAAGTTAGTTTTAGCCACGGCACTATTTGGCACAAGCTTAAATGTTTTTGCAAATGGCGTATCGACGACAGAAGCCGTTGACGCACCAATTGTTTCAAAATTTGCCGAGTTAGGTGTAAAGGTTAAGCAAGTTAACCCAAGCCCTGTGGCTGGTCTTAAAGAGCTAATTACCGATAAAGGCGTGTTATACGCAAGCCCTGATGGCCAATTCTTAATGCAAGGTACGTTGATTGACCTAAACAACCGTGTAAATCTAACCGAGCATGCGTTAAGTGATGTGCGTAAACAAGGCGTTGCAGAGTACGAAGACTCGATGATTGTTTACAAAGCAAAAAACGAAAAGCATTCAATCACAGTATTTACAGATATCACTTGCGGGTATTGTCGTAAATTACACCGCGAATTAGACGACTTTTTAGAGGCGGGTATTACTGTTAAGTATTTAGCTTTTCCAAGAGGCGGTTTAGCGGGCAAAGGTTATCAAGACTTAATGAATGTGTGGTGTGCTAAAGACCCAGCAGAAGCGTTAACAGAAGCTAAAGCGGGCGCAGAAGTAGCTACAGTCCCAGGTTGTAACGCCCCGATTGCAGAGCATTACCAACTTGGTCAAAGCTTTGGTATGTCAGGTACACCGGCAATTATTTTAGAAGATGGAACGATGATCCCAGGTTATCAATCTGCTGCGCAAATCAGCCAAGCACTTGATGCTTTACCAAAAACATCGTCATAA
- a CDS encoding DUF2147 domain-containing protein — MLFSQLCAAAISPVGLWKTIDEETNEAKSLVRISEQNGVLVGNVEKILNPAKQDARCEKCKGDKKNQPILGLQIIEGAKDAGDGSWQDGEILDPNNGKTYTLKLTPQQQGKVLEVRGYIAFFYRNQYWQRVE, encoded by the coding sequence ATGTTATTTTCTCAACTATGCGCTGCAGCAATCAGCCCGGTAGGGCTTTGGAAAACAATTGATGAAGAAACGAATGAAGCGAAATCACTCGTGCGTATTAGTGAACAAAACGGCGTGCTGGTTGGCAATGTTGAAAAAATATTGAATCCAGCTAAGCAAGATGCACGTTGTGAAAAATGTAAAGGTGATAAGAAAAATCAGCCTATTTTGGGGTTGCAGATTATTGAAGGCGCAAAGGATGCCGGAGATGGAAGTTGGCAAGATGGTGAAATTCTTGACCCTAATAATGGCAAAACCTACACCTTAAAATTGACACCACAACAACAAGGTAAGGTGCTTGAAGTGCGTGGTTATATTGCTTTTTTCTATCGTAATCAATATTGGCAACGCGTTGAATAA
- the xerD gene encoding site-specific tyrosine recombinase XerD, with the protein MRVTVADNTSQAQAGVMTEQNAEHLEVFLDTLYLEQGVSENTLAAYRSDLDKFCQFIKDTDLLAVTAEDIEAYLAYRVDLGLKSRSTARSISALKRFYQYFVREKAIPDSPMVNIAQPKAGQSLPKTLSEAEVEALLAAPNIEDPMGLRDKAMLELLYATGLRVTELVGLRMEQINLRQAVVFVKGKGNKERLVPLGEEAMYWLEQFLKVGRSQMIKHATDFVFPSKRGIGMTRQTFWHRIKHYAILAAIESPLSPHTLRHAFATHLLNHGADLRVVQMMLGHSDLSTTQIYTHVANERLKSVHEQHHPRA; encoded by the coding sequence ATGAGAGTAACCGTGGCGGATAATACTTCACAAGCACAAGCAGGTGTCATGACGGAACAAAATGCAGAGCATTTAGAGGTTTTTTTAGATACCTTGTATTTAGAACAAGGAGTCAGTGAGAATACTCTTGCCGCTTATCGAAGTGACCTCGATAAGTTTTGCCAATTTATTAAAGACACAGACTTACTTGCAGTAACAGCAGAAGATATAGAAGCTTATTTAGCATACCGTGTCGATTTAGGACTAAAGTCGCGCAGCACGGCTCGAAGTATCAGTGCGCTCAAGCGTTTTTATCAGTATTTTGTGCGTGAAAAAGCAATCCCCGACTCACCAATGGTTAATATTGCACAACCCAAGGCGGGGCAATCGTTACCAAAAACTCTCTCTGAAGCCGAAGTAGAAGCATTGCTTGCAGCTCCTAATATTGAAGATCCAATGGGGCTTCGCGATAAAGCCATGCTTGAACTGTTGTATGCCACCGGGCTGCGTGTTACTGAGCTGGTAGGGCTAAGAATGGAGCAAATAAACCTGCGCCAAGCAGTCGTATTTGTAAAAGGTAAAGGTAATAAAGAACGATTAGTCCCTTTGGGTGAAGAAGCAATGTACTGGCTTGAACAGTTTTTAAAAGTAGGGCGCTCGCAGATGATTAAACACGCTACCGACTTTGTGTTTCCGTCTAAGCGGGGCATTGGCATGACCCGACAAACTTTTTGGCATCGCATCAAACACTATGCTATTTTGGCAGCAATAGAGTCACCATTATCACCGCATACGCTCAGACATGCTTTTGCGACGCACCTTTTGAATCATGGGGCAGACCTTCGTGTTGTGCAAATGATGTTAGGTCATAGTGACTTATCAACAACACAAATTTATACGCATGTAGCGAATGAAAGATTAAAGTCGGTACACGAGCAGCATCACCCTCGTGCATAG
- the lysS gene encoding lysine--tRNA ligase: MTDQIQDENKLIAERRGKLDAIRENCPANGHPNQFRREHYTADLQAEFGDKSKDELVAEQHVVSVAGRILAKRGPFLALQDMKGQIQAYASKDVQKELKAKYGQLDIGDIIGVKGALNKSGKGDLYVEMTEYELLTKSLRPLPEKFHGLSDQETKYRQRYVDLITNEATRETFRIRSKVVEGIRRFLADRDFMEVETPMLQVIPGGASARPFVTHHNALDIDMYLRIAPELYLKRLVVGGFERVFEINRNFRNEGLSTRHNPEFTMIEFYQAYADYIDLMNITEDMLRTVATDVLGSPIVVNTTKNENGEVVDSVEYDFGQPFARLTMSEAILKYNPDFDAAVFNDPENHFEELKAYAKQVHVKIPENCVWGPGKFLCEIFEETAEHKLIQPTFITAYPWEVSPLARRNDENPFVTDRFEFFVGGRELANGFSELNDAQDQAERFSRQVEEKDAGDDEAMHYDEDYIRALEYGLPPTAGEGIGIDRLVMLFTDSPTIKDVILFPHMRPQAD; encoded by the coding sequence ATGACTGATCAAATCCAAGACGAAAATAAGTTAATCGCTGAGCGTCGTGGCAAATTAGACGCAATCCGCGAAAATTGCCCAGCCAACGGTCATCCAAACCAATTCCGTCGTGAACATTACACGGCTGATTTGCAAGCTGAGTTTGGTGATAAATCGAAAGACGAATTAGTTGCTGAGCAGCACGTTGTATCAGTAGCGGGTCGTATTCTTGCAAAACGTGGTCCTTTCCTTGCGTTACAAGATATGAAAGGCCAAATTCAAGCGTACGCGTCAAAAGACGTACAAAAAGAATTAAAAGCAAAATACGGTCAACTTGATATCGGTGACATCATCGGTGTTAAAGGTGCACTAAATAAATCAGGTAAAGGTGACCTATACGTAGAAATGACAGAGTACGAGTTACTAACTAAGTCATTACGTCCGCTACCAGAAAAATTCCACGGTTTATCTGACCAAGAAACTAAATACCGTCAACGTTATGTTGATTTAATTACCAATGAAGCGACGCGTGAAACCTTCCGTATTCGCTCAAAAGTTGTTGAAGGTATCCGTCGTTTCTTAGCTGATCGTGACTTCATGGAAGTTGAAACACCGATGCTACAAGTGATCCCTGGTGGTGCGTCTGCTCGTCCATTCGTAACACATCACAATGCACTTGATATCGATATGTACTTACGTATTGCACCTGAGCTTTACCTAAAACGTTTAGTGGTAGGTGGTTTTGAGCGTGTATTCGAAATCAACCGTAACTTCCGTAACGAAGGTTTATCAACACGTCATAACCCAGAATTCACAATGATCGAATTCTACCAAGCATACGCTGATTACATTGACCTGATGAACATCACTGAAGACATGTTACGTACTGTTGCTACAGATGTACTAGGTTCACCAATTGTTGTAAACACAACTAAAAATGAAAACGGTGAAGTGGTAGATTCAGTAGAGTACGATTTTGGTCAACCTTTTGCTCGTTTAACAATGAGCGAGGCTATCCTTAAGTACAACCCAGACTTTGATGCTGCGGTATTTAATGACCCTGAAAATCATTTTGAAGAGCTTAAAGCGTACGCTAAGCAAGTACACGTTAAGATCCCAGAAAACTGTGTATGGGGCCCAGGTAAGTTCTTATGTGAAATCTTCGAAGAGACTGCAGAGCATAAGTTAATTCAACCTACTTTCATCACAGCTTACCCATGGGAAGTGTCACCACTTGCACGTCGTAACGACGAAAACCCATTTGTGACTGACCGTTTCGAGTTCTTCGTAGGCGGCCGTGAATTAGCAAATGGTTTCTCTGAGCTTAATGATGCGCAAGACCAAGCAGAGCGTTTTTCTCGTCAAGTTGAAGAAAAAGACGCAGGTGATGATGAAGCAATGCACTACGATGAAGATTATATTCGCGCGTTAGAGTACGGCTTACCACCAACAGCAGGTGAGGGTATTGGTATCGACCGTCTTGTTATGTTATTCACTGACTCACCAACAATTAAAGACGTGATTTTATTCCCGCATATGCGTCCTCAAGCTGATTAA
- a CDS encoding methyltransferase, whose product MSGFVFKQFSVEQTRAAMKVSTDGILLGAWATLTNATRILDIGTGTGLLALMAKQRAPQATVMAIEIDHDACIDARANFTNSPWSDIRLYQGAVQSFDSPEPVDVIITNPPYFNASLKGENAPRNAARHSDGLSFNELIAACSRLSHDKTLLNVILPCPEAEQFIAIAKQLGWHLNQQCLIQTTPKKAPSRCLMLFSQQAIECKKSQLVIHAQDGSYSADYQRLCKAFYLKM is encoded by the coding sequence ATGTCAGGCTTTGTGTTTAAACAATTTTCGGTGGAGCAAACTCGTGCTGCAATGAAGGTGTCAACGGATGGCATTTTGTTAGGCGCATGGGCCACTCTTACTAACGCCACACGTATATTAGACATAGGGACTGGAACAGGGCTGCTGGCCTTAATGGCAAAACAGCGAGCGCCACAAGCAACAGTGATGGCGATCGAGATTGATCATGATGCCTGTATCGACGCCCGCGCTAATTTTACCAATAGCCCGTGGTCAGATATCCGTCTTTATCAAGGTGCCGTGCAGTCATTTGATTCACCAGAGCCCGTTGATGTTATCATCACTAACCCGCCATATTTTAACGCCAGCCTCAAAGGAGAGAATGCGCCGCGTAATGCTGCACGTCATTCTGATGGCCTTAGTTTTAACGAATTAATAGCTGCATGTAGCAGGCTTAGTCATGACAAAACGTTGTTGAATGTTATTTTACCTTGTCCGGAAGCTGAGCAATTTATTGCTATTGCAAAGCAATTAGGTTGGCATTTAAATCAACAATGTTTGATTCAAACAACGCCCAAAAAAGCGCCGAGCCGCTGCTTAATGTTATTTAGCCAACAGGCTATAGAGTGCAAAAAATCGCAGTTGGTTATTCATGCTCAGGATGGTAGTTACAGCGCCGATTATCAAAGGCTTTGCAAAGCCTTTTATTTGAAAATGTAA
- the prfB gene encoding peptide chain release factor 2 (programmed frameshift), producing MFEVNPVINQIKEIRERTELLRGYLDYPLKKERLEEVNAELEDSAVWNEPERAQALGREKSALEAIVETIDNLVAGTEDVEGLVELAVEAEDEETFAEAETELADLNAQLEKLEFRRMFSGDHDQNDAYLDLQSGSGGTEAQDWCNMLLRMYLRWGEAKGFKVELVEATDGDVAGIKGATVRFVGEYAYGWLRTETGVHRLVRKSPFDSSGRRHTSFASAFVYPEIDDNIEIDINPADLRIDVYRASGAGGQHVNTTESAVRITHIPTNTVVQCQNERSQHKNKDQAMKQLKAKLFELEIQKQNAEKQSQEDAKSDIGWGSQIRSYVLDDSRIKDLRTGVENRNTQAVLDGDLDKFIEASLKSGL from the exons ATGTTTGAAGTGAATCCTGTGATTAATCAAATCAAGGAAATTCGCGAACGTACTGAACTGCTTCGGGGGTATCTT GACTACCCTCTTAAGAAAGAGCGGTTAGAAGAAGTTAACGCAGAACTTGAAGATTCAGCAGTGTGGAATGAGCCAGAGCGAGCTCAAGCCCTAGGCCGTGAAAAGTCGGCACTCGAAGCTATCGTTGAGACCATTGATAATTTAGTGGCCGGTACCGAAGATGTTGAAGGCTTAGTTGAGCTTGCTGTTGAAGCAGAAGACGAAGAAACCTTTGCCGAAGCAGAAACTGAATTAGCCGATTTAAACGCACAGCTTGAAAAGCTAGAATTCCGTCGTATGTTCTCGGGTGACCATGACCAAAACGATGCGTACCTTGATTTACAATCAGGTTCTGGCGGTACTGAAGCGCAAGACTGGTGTAACATGTTGTTGCGCATGTACTTACGTTGGGGTGAAGCGAAAGGCTTTAAAGTTGAACTTGTTGAAGCAACTGATGGTGATGTGGCTGGTATCAAAGGCGCAACAGTGCGTTTTGTTGGCGAATATGCATACGGTTGGTTACGTACAGAAACCGGTGTTCACCGTTTAGTACGTAAGAGCCCGTTCGACTCAAGTGGTCGTCGTCATACCTCGTTTGCATCGGCATTCGTTTACCCAGAAATCGACGATAATATCGAAATTGATATTAATCCGGCTGACTTACGTATTGACGTTTACCGCGCATCTGGTGCGGGTGGTCAGCACGTAAATACAACAGAGTCGGCGGTTCGTATTACGCATATACCAACCAACACTGTTGTACAGTGCCAAAATGAGCGTTCACAGCATAAGAATAAAGACCAAGCAATGAAGCAGTTAAAAGCGAAGTTGTTTGAACTTGAAATTCAAAAGCAAAATGCCGAGAAGCAAAGCCAAGAAGATGCTAAATCTGATATTGGCTGGGGTAGTCAAATTCGTTCATACGTACTTGATGACTCGCGCATTAAAGATTTACGTACTGGCGTTGAAAACCGTAATACTCAAGCGGTTCTTGACGGCGACTTAGATAAATTTATTGAAGCCAGCCTTAAATCTGGCCTATAA
- a CDS encoding SH3 domain-containing protein, translated as MRRSIIALSISLGVAFCAPIHAEGWQSDVIAVTQTQLSPNYWLAKGASAKMIMTEAQITAFNEKLIKENKYIVDPLSFQTTLSKEELTSAIHSASSIPKSPRFFTDGRQLTAKDFAKYQANLNLNKVASSNKVRFGMVVKRTALRTFPTWDRVLNSGLDQDLDRFQESGMFPGEAVAVLHQSADKKWLLVRAYNYLAWAPSEDIAFADADEIKAYREQDNFLVVTGAKVNTAYVPNDTASSEVQLDMGVRLPLLDNEQVPNLLNGQNTYASHVVQLPTRNEQGQLVIKPAMISKTADVNLGYLEYNEQNLIKQGFKFLGERYGWGHDYNGRDCTGFVGEIYKSFGLLMPRNSGQQGSSEYGQNNRFDKNTTADAKLPVVKNMAIGDLIYIPGHVMMYLGEHQGEPYVIHDVKGLGYNKGDGSFYSSALNGVSVTPLLPLRLSQETSYLDRVYNIKRIR; from the coding sequence ATGCGTCGTTCAATTATCGCGTTATCAATTAGCTTAGGTGTAGCCTTTTGTGCACCTATTCATGCTGAGGGCTGGCAATCAGATGTTATTGCGGTTACTCAGACGCAACTTTCGCCCAATTACTGGTTAGCGAAAGGTGCATCGGCAAAAATGATCATGACAGAGGCGCAAATTACAGCCTTTAACGAAAAACTGATTAAAGAAAATAAATATATTGTTGATCCACTGTCATTTCAAACAACATTGAGTAAAGAGGAATTAACAAGCGCGATTCACTCTGCAAGCTCTATCCCTAAAAGCCCGCGTTTTTTTACTGATGGTAGACAGTTAACCGCCAAAGACTTCGCCAAATATCAAGCTAACCTAAACCTTAATAAAGTGGCCAGTAGTAACAAGGTCCGTTTTGGTATGGTTGTTAAGCGAACTGCTCTGCGCACTTTTCCAACCTGGGACCGAGTATTAAATAGTGGTCTTGATCAAGACTTAGATCGCTTTCAAGAAAGCGGCATGTTCCCGGGTGAAGCGGTTGCTGTATTGCATCAAAGTGCAGATAAAAAATGGCTCTTAGTTCGTGCTTACAACTATTTAGCATGGGCACCTAGTGAAGATATAGCTTTTGCTGACGCTGATGAAATTAAAGCTTATCGAGAGCAAGATAACTTTTTGGTTGTAACCGGCGCAAAAGTAAATACCGCCTATGTGCCTAACGACACTGCAAGCTCAGAAGTCCAACTAGATATGGGTGTGCGTTTACCTTTGCTTGATAACGAACAAGTACCTAATTTGCTCAATGGTCAAAACACGTATGCAAGCCATGTTGTTCAGCTGCCCACCCGCAATGAGCAAGGCCAGCTTGTTATAAAACCGGCGATGATCAGTAAAACCGCCGACGTAAATTTAGGTTACTTAGAATACAACGAGCAAAACCTAATAAAACAAGGTTTTAAGTTTTTAGGTGAACGTTATGGCTGGGGACATGATTACAATGGCCGTGACTGTACAGGCTTTGTAGGCGAAATTTATAAAAGTTTTGGCTTATTAATGCCACGTAATTCAGGCCAGCAAGGCAGTAGTGAGTACGGACAAAATAATCGCTTTGATAAAAATACGACCGCAGACGCAAAATTACCGGTGGTTAAAAATATGGCGATTGGCGATCTTATTTATATTCCAGGTCACGTGATGATGTATTTAGGAGAGCACCAAGGCGAGCCGTATGTTATTCATGATGTGAAAGGCTTAGGCTATAACAAAGGCGATGGCAGCTTTTATAGTAGTGCGCTTAATGGCGTATCGGTTACCCCCTTGTTACCCCTGCGATTATCTCAAGAAACAAGTTACCTAGACCGTGTTTATAACATTAAGCGTATTCGATAG
- the fldB gene encoding flavodoxin FldB — protein sequence MQIGLFYGSTTCYTEIAAEKIRDIIGQDVVSLHNIKDEPLKNAEQFDFVIFGISTWDFGELQEDWESIWDDIKDVNLNGKTVALFGMGDQQGYGQWFQDALGMLHDEICDQSITLLGKWPNDESYEFEASKALTEDGKQFVGLALDEDSQYELSDERIANWVEQIMTEYSESL from the coding sequence ATGCAGATTGGTTTATTTTATGGTTCGACTACCTGCTATACAGAAATAGCGGCAGAGAAAATTCGCGATATTATTGGGCAAGACGTTGTGAGCTTGCATAACATCAAAGATGAACCATTAAAAAATGCAGAACAATTCGATTTCGTTATCTTCGGCATTTCTACATGGGATTTTGGTGAGCTTCAAGAAGACTGGGAGTCTATCTGGGATGATATCAAAGATGTTAATCTAAATGGTAAAACAGTGGCTCTGTTTGGCATGGGTGATCAACAAGGTTATGGTCAATGGTTCCAAGATGCTCTTGGCATGCTGCACGATGAAATTTGTGATCAAAGCATCACCTTATTAGGAAAGTGGCCAAACGATGAAAGTTACGAGTTTGAAGCATCAAAAGCGCTGACTGAAGATGGCAAACAATTTGTTGGCTTAGCCCTTGATGAAGACAGTCAATACGAACTCAGCGATGAGCGTATTGCCAACTGGGTTGAGCAAATAATGACTGAATACAGCGAAAGTTTGTAA
- the recJ gene encoding single-stranded-DNA-specific exonuclease RecJ — MEKIIQVRPRVDDSHLPNHLHPVIKQIYASRQVQDAIELDNSAATLHDFRLFKDIDKAVLLLQDALKAQSRVLIVGDFDADGATSTATLMQGLAMFGLKNLDYLVPDRFSLGYGLSPALAEQIVAMQPELVITVDNGISCIDGIAIVKHAGIKVLVTDHHLQGEALPNADAIVNPNRHDCHFPSKSIAGVGVAFYLLIALRSHLRDQGYFQHQPMPNLAELLDIVALGTVADVVALDANNRTLVHQGLARIRSGKTRPGISALIEVANRNAARLSASDFGFSLAPRLNAAGRLDDMSLGIACLLSSDINQARRIASELDSLNHERREIEQGMQTEAQAVLDRLAFKTDSVPDAICLYQADWHQGVIGILAGRLKEKYHRPTIIFAAGDNGEIKGSCRSIEGLHMRDLLERINTLYPHLISKFGGHAMAAGLSINEQCFNEFKTVFEHMVAQTLSEEHKQSILLTDGELPNDCFSMEFANLLKNAGPWGQQFPEPVFEHVFEVVQQRIVGEKHLKLVLKHQSGRLVDAIAFAVDVRTWPDTEVRYVKAAYQLDINEFRGKFSLQLIIRELQKTT, encoded by the coding sequence ATGGAAAAAATAATTCAAGTTCGTCCTCGCGTTGATGACTCACACCTGCCAAATCATTTACATCCAGTCATTAAACAAATTTACGCATCAAGACAGGTGCAAGACGCAATAGAGTTAGATAACAGTGCGGCTACGTTACATGACTTTCGGTTGTTTAAGGACATAGACAAAGCCGTGTTGTTGTTGCAAGACGCATTAAAAGCACAAAGCCGCGTGTTAATCGTGGGAGATTTTGATGCTGACGGTGCAACCAGTACAGCAACCTTGATGCAAGGTCTTGCCATGTTTGGTTTGAAAAACCTTGATTACTTAGTGCCAGATAGATTCAGTTTAGGGTATGGCCTAAGTCCTGCGCTTGCAGAGCAAATTGTGGCTATGCAGCCTGAGCTTGTGATTACCGTTGATAACGGTATTTCATGCATAGATGGCATTGCAATTGTAAAGCATGCGGGTATTAAGGTGCTGGTGACTGATCACCACTTGCAGGGCGAGGCATTACCTAATGCCGATGCCATTGTGAACCCGAATCGTCATGACTGCCATTTTCCATCGAAATCAATAGCAGGCGTTGGGGTGGCTTTTTATCTGCTTATCGCTTTACGTAGTCACTTACGTGATCAAGGGTATTTTCAACATCAGCCAATGCCGAATTTGGCCGAATTACTTGATATTGTTGCCCTTGGTACCGTTGCCGATGTGGTCGCCCTTGATGCCAATAACCGTACCTTAGTACATCAAGGTTTAGCTCGTATTCGTAGCGGTAAAACACGTCCAGGTATTAGTGCTCTCATTGAAGTGGCAAATCGTAATGCAGCGCGCTTAAGTGCCAGTGACTTTGGCTTTTCATTGGCACCACGCTTAAATGCAGCAGGGCGCTTAGATGATATGAGTTTAGGTATAGCCTGTTTATTATCGAGCGATATTAATCAAGCCCGCCGCATTGCCAGCGAGCTCGACAGCCTCAATCATGAGCGCCGTGAAATAGAGCAGGGCATGCAAACTGAAGCGCAAGCTGTGCTTGACCGTTTAGCCTTTAAAACAGATTCAGTGCCTGATGCCATTTGTTTGTATCAAGCTGATTGGCACCAAGGTGTTATTGGCATTTTGGCTGGTCGCTTAAAAGAAAAGTATCACCGTCCTACGATTATTTTTGCAGCCGGCGATAACGGTGAAATTAAAGGCTCTTGCCGCTCCATTGAAGGGCTGCATATGCGTGATTTACTTGAGCGCATAAATACCTTATACCCTCATCTGATCAGCAAGTTTGGTGGTCATGCTATGGCGGCAGGTTTAAGTATTAACGAGCAATGTTTTAATGAATTTAAAACAGTGTTTGAACACATGGTGGCACAAACACTCAGTGAAGAGCATAAGCAAAGTATTTTACTCACCGATGGTGAACTGCCAAATGATTGCTTCTCGATGGAGTTTGCCAACCTGTTAAAAAATGCAGGGCCTTGGGGACAACAATTTCCAGAGCCAGTGTTTGAACATGTGTTCGAAGTGGTACAGCAGCGTATTGTTGGTGAAAAACACTTAAAACTGGTTTTAAAACATCAATCTGGAAGGTTAGTTGACGCAATAGCATTTGCTGTTGACGTGCGTACCTGGCCCGACACCGAAGTACGCTATGTAAAAGCGGCATACCAACTCGATATAAATGAATTTCGTGGCAAATTCTCGTTACAACTAATTATCCGAGAGCTACAAAAAACCACATAA
- a CDS encoding BON domain-containing protein, whose translation MNRFKLTVVLISLSCLFLLACATKVSANTSVLTSSTSAQPRLQQYALQKLTSNPNFTISNLQVIVEGDTVELIGSTKTGFQRALAQKFLEHNRGIRKVKNNLKVSSQDGTTL comes from the coding sequence ATGAACCGCTTTAAATTAACCGTAGTACTGATCTCATTAAGTTGTTTATTTTTACTAGCTTGTGCGACAAAGGTGAGTGCAAATACCAGTGTTTTAACATCAAGCACATCAGCACAACCTAGATTGCAACAATATGCTTTGCAGAAACTTACCAGCAACCCTAACTTTACTATTTCTAATCTACAGGTGATTGTAGAGGGTGATACGGTTGAGCTTATCGGCTCTACCAAGACAGGATTTCAACGTGCTTTAGCACAAAAGTTTTTGGAGCATAACCGAGGCATCCGAAAAGTTAAAAACAACCTTAAAGTAAGCTCACAAGACGGAACAACACTTTAA
- the srmB gene encoding ATP-dependent RNA helicase SrmB, translated as MQFSEFDIDNKLLNAINKMGFDTPTSIQQQAIPEALRGRDILASAPTGTGKTAAFLIPAIQYLLDFPRRDPGFARVLIMTPTRELAYQIHEQCELLAAQTHLKIGVVTGGINYGTHKEIFESNNDILIATPGRLMEYLETENFHAENVELLILDEADRMLDMGFRKEMLRICDEARNRRQCFLFSATLEGDSVELFAERILNDPALLEAESTRKEKAKIHQWVHLADDYNHKLKMLVEILNGEDIHKAIVFVKTRERLETLIGELNNEGLRVAWLRGEMPQDKRMKAMENFHSGRNNILVATDVAARGIDVADISHVINFDMPRTADIYVHRIGRTGRAGKKGIAISFIEAHDVAILGKVERYIEQKLKRRVIKGIEPQHKEAKIPSKKKKDPAKIKAKKKAKAKVKKKK; from the coding sequence ATGCAATTTTCTGAATTTGATATCGATAACAAGCTGTTAAATGCCATTAATAAAATGGGTTTTGATACACCAACCAGTATTCAACAACAAGCGATCCCTGAAGCGCTAAGAGGCCGCGATATTTTAGCATCTGCGCCAACTGGTACTGGTAAAACAGCCGCTTTTTTGATCCCTGCAATTCAATACTTGCTTGATTTCCCTCGTCGCGATCCTGGCTTTGCTCGCGTGCTGATCATGACACCGACTCGTGAATTGGCTTATCAAATTCATGAACAATGTGAATTACTTGCTGCGCAAACACACCTCAAAATTGGTGTAGTAACCGGCGGTATTAACTACGGGACACATAAAGAAATTTTCGAGAGTAATAACGACATTTTAATTGCCACGCCAGGGCGCTTAATGGAATACCTCGAAACTGAGAATTTCCATGCTGAGAATGTTGAACTGCTTATTCTTGATGAAGCTGATCGCATGCTAGACATGGGTTTTCGTAAAGAAATGCTGCGAATTTGTGACGAAGCACGTAATCGTCGCCAATGTTTCTTATTCTCAGCAACACTTGAAGGCGACAGCGTTGAGTTATTTGCAGAACGAATTTTAAATGACCCTGCATTACTTGAAGCAGAGTCAACCCGAAAAGAGAAAGCTAAAATTCATCAGTGGGTTCATCTAGCTGATGACTATAACCATAAACTAAAAATGTTGGTTGAGATCCTAAACGGTGAAGACATACATAAAGCAATCGTGTTTGTTAAAACCCGTGAACGCTTAGAAACCTTGATTGGTGAGCTTAACAACGAAGGGTTACGCGTTGCATGGCTACGTGGTGAAATGCCACAAGACAAACGCATGAAAGCGATGGAGAACTTTCACTCTGGTCGCAATAATATCTTAGTGGCAACCGATGTTGCTGCACGTGGCATTGATGTCGCCGATATTAGTCATGTTATTAACTTTGATATGCCGCGTACTGCAGATATCTATGTACACCGCATTGGCCGTACTGGCCGCGCTGGCAAAAAAGGGATTGCGATTTCATTTATTGAAGCTCACGATGTGGCTATTCTGGGCAAGGTTGAACGCTACATTGAGCAAAAGCTTAAACGTCGCGTAATTAAAGGTATTGAGCCTCAACACAAAGAAGCAAAGATCCCATCTAAAAAGAAAAAAGATCCTGCAAAGATCAAGGCTAAGAAAAAAGCCAAAGCAAAAGTAAAAAAGAAAAAATAG